A portion of the Candidatus Neomarinimicrobiota bacterium genome contains these proteins:
- a CDS encoding NCS1 family nucleobase:cation symporter-1: MDTIADLGEDLRASPLYNDDLAPVTQADRTWGLGNFAALWIAMAVNIPTYMLAAGLISAGMNWKQALLTITLGNLIVLVPMMLNAHAGTRYGIPFPVLLRASFGTVGANIPALMRALVACGWFGIQTWIGGSAIYNLLAIIIGFTPAGPDQFLPLLGLSWGQLGSFMLFWAINIWVIMAGIESIKRLETLAAPFLLLIGLGLLVWAVREGGGLANILSDATVAQVRGAGAGSFNFWALFWPSLTAMVGFWATLSLNIPDFTRYARSQRDQVLGQLVGLPTTMAFYSFIGIAVTGATVVIFGEAIWDPVALLSRFSSHFVVALSLFALTLATLSTNIAANVVSPANDFSNLSPKRISFKTGGLITGVIGILIFPWKLLSDFNQYIFTWLVGYSGLLGSVAGVMITDYYLLRRTRLSIPDLFRQDGEYAYGGSGINWRALAALALGIGINIPGFLAQASGGAIQVAPFFTGLYDYAWFVGLLIAGLAYYALSRNTLSAAATATNG, encoded by the coding sequence ATGGATACCATCGCCGACCTCGGGGAGGACCTGCGCGCCTCCCCCCTATACAACGATGACCTGGCGCCGGTTACCCAGGCTGACCGGACTTGGGGGCTGGGAAACTTTGCCGCCCTGTGGATCGCGATGGCCGTCAACATCCCCACTTACATGTTGGCTGCCGGGCTCATCTCAGCCGGGATGAACTGGAAACAGGCCTTGCTCACCATTACGCTTGGCAATCTGATTGTGCTGGTTCCCATGATGCTTAACGCCCATGCGGGCACGCGCTACGGGATCCCCTTTCCCGTGTTGCTGCGCGCGTCGTTCGGCACCGTCGGCGCCAATATCCCCGCCCTCATGAGGGCGCTGGTGGCCTGCGGCTGGTTCGGCATTCAGACCTGGATCGGCGGCTCCGCCATTTACAACCTGCTGGCCATTATCATCGGCTTCACGCCCGCCGGTCCCGACCAGTTCCTGCCGCTGCTGGGCCTGTCGTGGGGACAGCTGGGCAGCTTCATGCTGTTCTGGGCCATCAACATCTGGGTGATTATGGCCGGCATTGAAAGCATCAAGCGGCTGGAGACCCTGGCCGCCCCGTTCCTGCTGCTCATTGGACTCGGTCTGCTGGTGTGGGCCGTACGCGAAGGTGGCGGCCTGGCCAACATCCTGTCCGATGCCACGGTGGCGCAGGTGCGAGGCGCTGGCGCCGGGTCCTTCAACTTTTGGGCGCTGTTCTGGCCCAGCCTGACGGCCATGGTGGGCTTCTGGGCGACCCTGTCACTCAACATACCCGATTTCACCCGCTATGCCAGGAGCCAGCGCGATCAGGTTTTGGGCCAGCTGGTGGGGCTGCCCACCACGATGGCGTTTTATTCATTCATCGGGATTGCGGTCACCGGCGCAACCGTGGTGATTTTTGGGGAGGCCATCTGGGACCCGGTCGCCCTGCTCAGCCGCTTCTCCAGCCACTTCGTGGTGGCCCTCTCCCTGTTCGCCCTCACCCTCGCCACCCTCTCCACCAACATCGCCGCCAACGTCGTATCGCCGGCCAATGATTTCTCCAACCTGTCGCCGAAGCGCATATCATTCAAAACCGGAGGCCTCATCACCGGCGTGATCGGCATCCTGATTTTCCCCTGGAAGCTGCTCAGCGATTTCAATCAGTATATCTTCACCTGGCTGGTGGGCTACAGCGGGTTGTTGGGATCGGTGGCCGGCGTCATGATCACCGATTACTATCTGCTGCGCCGCACACGGCTGAGCATCCCGGACCTTTTCCGGCAGGACGGCGAGTACGCCTACGGCGGGTCGGGGATCAACTGGCGGGCCCTGGCGGCCCTCGCCCTGGGCATTGGCATCAACATTCCCGGTTTCCTCGCCCAGGCCTCGGGGGGTGCCATCCAGGTGGCGCCCTTCTTCACCGGCCTTTACGACTACGCCTGGTTCGTCGGCCTGCTCATCGCGGGACTGGCCTACTATGCCCTCAGCCGGAACACGCTCAGCGCGGCGGCCACCGCAACCAACGGATGA
- the hydA gene encoding dihydropyrimidinase, producing the protein MSLHIKNGRIITAVDDYRADLYIDQEKVTLIGLDLDVTADRVLDATNRYVIPGGIDPHTHLDMPFGGTVSADNFETGTRAAAHGGTTTLIDFAIQTKGRSVLEALETWHRKAAGQTAIDYGFHMIITDMQADGLPEMRIMADEGVTSYKLFMAYPGLLYVDDGTLYRVMRKAGENGTVICMHAENGIVIDEIVKSALAEGKTEPKWHALTRPTRMEAEGVHRSIAIAEVAGVPVYIVHLSSADALEQVVLARDRGVAVFAETCPQYLFLDHSYYEQEGFEGAKYVMTPPLREKWNQEELWRGLRFGDLQSISTDHCPFCYKDQKELGVDDFSKIPNGGPGVENRMSLVHSGGVLPGRISLNKFVELTSTAAAKMFGLFPRKGTIAVGSDADLVLFNPGRKETISVGNPVTHNMNVDYSAYEGFKITGVSETVISRGKVVIEDCKYVGSKGDGQFLKRGTYSGIR; encoded by the coding sequence ATGTCATTGCACATTAAGAATGGTCGCATCATCACCGCCGTGGATGACTACCGGGCCGACCTCTATATTGACCAGGAAAAAGTCACTCTCATCGGGCTCGATTTGGACGTCACCGCCGACCGTGTGCTGGACGCCACGAACAGATACGTTATTCCCGGCGGCATCGATCCCCACACCCATCTGGACATGCCCTTTGGCGGTACCGTGTCGGCCGACAATTTCGAGACCGGCACCCGGGCTGCGGCCCACGGTGGCACCACCACCCTCATCGACTTTGCCATCCAGACCAAGGGACGCTCCGTCCTGGAGGCGCTGGAGACCTGGCACCGCAAGGCTGCGGGTCAGACCGCCATCGACTACGGCTTCCACATGATTATCACCGATATGCAGGCTGACGGGCTGCCGGAGATGCGCATCATGGCCGATGAGGGGGTCACCTCTTACAAGCTGTTCATGGCCTATCCCGGCCTGCTGTACGTGGACGACGGCACCCTCTACCGCGTGATGCGCAAGGCCGGGGAGAACGGCACGGTCATCTGTATGCACGCGGAAAACGGGATCGTCATCGACGAGATCGTCAAGAGCGCGCTGGCGGAGGGCAAGACCGAACCCAAATGGCACGCCCTCACCCGCCCCACACGCATGGAAGCCGAGGGGGTGCACCGTTCCATCGCCATCGCCGAAGTGGCCGGGGTGCCGGTCTACATCGTGCACCTCTCCTCCGCGGATGCCCTCGAGCAGGTCGTGCTGGCCCGGGACCGGGGGGTGGCCGTCTTTGCCGAGACCTGCCCCCAATACCTGTTCCTCGATCACTCCTACTACGAGCAGGAGGGCTTCGAGGGGGCCAAATATGTCATGACCCCGCCGTTGCGCGAGAAGTGGAATCAGGAGGAGCTGTGGCGCGGGCTGCGGTTCGGGGATCTGCAATCCATCTCCACCGATCACTGCCCTTTCTGCTACAAGGACCAGAAGGAACTTGGGGTGGACGACTTTTCCAAGATTCCCAACGGTGGCCCCGGCGTGGAGAACCGCATGAGCCTGGTGCACAGCGGAGGCGTGCTGCCAGGCCGCATCAGCCTGAACAAGTTTGTGGAATTGACCTCCACGGCGGCAGCCAAAATGTTCGGCCTGTTCCCCCGCAAGGGTACCATTGCGGTGGGCTCCGATGCCGATCTCGTGCTGTTCAATCCCGGCCGCAAGGAAACCATCAGCGTCGGCAATCCCGTCACCCACAACATGAACGTGGACTACAGTGCCTACGAGGGCTTTAAGATCACCGGCGTGTCCGAGACGGTGATCTCCCGGGGAAAGGTGGTCATCGAGGACTGCAAGTACGTCGGCAGCAAGGGCGACGGACAATTCCTGAAGCGTGGCACCTACTCGGGAATCAGGTAG